Proteins from one Thermobifida alba genomic window:
- a CDS encoding ABC transporter substrate-binding protein, which yields MRKPIAVAAGALALSLLATSCGGAGEVEEGAGADLDVSVGVTDDTVTIGTHQPLTGPASAGYLAISQGASAVFEYINAQGGVHGRTIEYLVKDDVYDPTKTVEVTQELVEGEEIFAMLGGLGTPTHSKVIQYLNDKGVPDLFPSSGALMWNDPEQYPLTYGYQVDYTKEAKVLAEYIAENLPDAKVGYYYQNDDVGTDSIAGLDQYLADAVVADQSYESTAPEAVGGQISALKEAGADLIVCACIPAFAALGILNAAGQGYHPQWVISSIGSDTPTLRGLLKEYAEDDELPVDQILDGIITSGYLPQANMTDDPWTQFFTEIHEEYGEGELTNTRIYGMVQAVMFARALKAAGENPTRQSLVDAVEAMDWNGPGLVPFASSADDHGGHAGVLVQQYKAGEDGGTLERLQEPRVTDREGGEIVPAEHERLTPEEYDFHD from the coding sequence ATGAGGAAACCGATCGCCGTCGCGGCGGGCGCACTGGCCCTGTCGCTGCTGGCCACCTCCTGCGGAGGCGCCGGAGAGGTCGAGGAGGGAGCCGGAGCCGACCTGGACGTGTCCGTCGGCGTCACCGACGACACGGTCACCATCGGCACCCACCAGCCGCTCACCGGGCCGGCCTCCGCGGGCTACCTGGCGATCTCCCAGGGAGCCTCGGCGGTGTTCGAGTACATCAACGCCCAGGGCGGAGTGCACGGCCGGACGATCGAGTACCTGGTCAAGGACGACGTCTACGACCCGACCAAGACCGTCGAGGTCACCCAGGAGCTCGTGGAGGGCGAGGAGATCTTCGCCATGCTGGGCGGCCTGGGCACCCCGACCCACTCCAAGGTCATCCAGTACCTCAACGACAAGGGCGTACCGGACCTGTTCCCCTCCTCCGGCGCGCTGATGTGGAACGACCCGGAGCAGTACCCGCTGACCTACGGCTACCAGGTCGACTACACCAAGGAGGCCAAGGTCCTGGCCGAGTACATCGCGGAGAACCTCCCCGACGCCAAGGTCGGCTACTACTACCAGAACGACGACGTGGGCACCGACTCCATCGCCGGACTCGACCAGTACCTGGCCGACGCGGTCGTCGCCGACCAGAGCTACGAGTCCACCGCCCCCGAGGCGGTCGGCGGGCAGATCTCCGCGCTCAAGGAGGCCGGGGCGGACCTGATCGTCTGCGCCTGCATCCCGGCCTTCGCCGCGCTGGGAATCCTCAACGCCGCCGGACAGGGCTACCACCCGCAGTGGGTGATCAGCAGCATCGGCTCCGACACCCCCACGCTGCGCGGCCTGCTCAAGGAGTACGCCGAGGACGACGAACTGCCGGTCGACCAGATCCTCGACGGCATCATCACCAGCGGCTACCTGCCCCAGGCCAACATGACCGACGACCCGTGGACGCAGTTCTTCACCGAGATCCACGAGGAGTACGGCGAGGGTGAGCTCACCAACACCCGCATCTACGGCATGGTCCAGGCCGTGATGTTCGCCAGGGCCCTCAAGGCCGCGGGGGAGAACCCGACCCGCCAGAGCCTGGTCGACGCGGTCGAGGCGATGGACTGGAACGGCCCCGGCCTCGTCCCCTTCGCCTCCTCCGCCGACGACCACGGCGGCCACGCCGGTGTGCTCGTCCAGCAGTACAAGGCCGGTGAGGACGGCGGCACCCTGGAGCGCCTCCAGGAGCCGCGGGTGACCGACCGCGAGGGCGGCGAGATCGTCCCCGCCGAACACGAGCGGCTGACCCCCGAGGAGTACGACTTCCACGACTGA
- a CDS encoding SDR family NAD(P)-dependent oxidoreductase: MPPPAPPAVRASRFTDRVALVTGAAGGIGAATARRLAAEGAAVVLTDIDTGRGERVAAELRAHGHRALFTHCDVSDEDSWTRAVDAANDAFGPVDALVSNAYRVTVAPAHATSLSDFNDQLAVTLTATFLGVRACLDDLLARGGSVVAVSSVHALVGLPGRPAYAAAKAGLTGLARQLAVEYGPRLRVNSVLPGPVRTRAWDGVSAEDVRRSVEQTVAGRLGDPAEVAAAIAFLLSDDASYVTGTTLLVDGGWTSYKTSV, from the coding sequence GTGCCCCCACCCGCGCCCCCAGCCGTCCGCGCCTCCCGCTTCACCGACCGTGTCGCCCTGGTCACCGGAGCCGCCGGCGGGATCGGCGCGGCGACCGCGCGCCGCCTGGCCGCCGAGGGGGCGGCCGTCGTACTCACCGACATCGACACCGGACGCGGCGAGCGGGTCGCCGCCGAGCTGCGCGCCCACGGCCACCGGGCGCTCTTCACGCACTGCGACGTCTCCGACGAGGACTCCTGGACGCGCGCCGTGGACGCCGCCAACGACGCGTTCGGACCGGTGGACGCTCTGGTCAGCAACGCCTACCGGGTCACCGTCGCCCCCGCCCACGCCACCTCCCTCAGCGACTTCAACGACCAGCTGGCGGTGACGCTGACCGCCACCTTCCTGGGTGTGCGCGCCTGCCTGGACGACCTGCTGGCCCGCGGCGGCAGCGTGGTGGCGGTCTCCTCGGTGCACGCGCTGGTCGGGCTGCCCGGCCGGCCCGCCTACGCCGCGGCCAAGGCGGGCCTGACCGGCCTGGCCCGGCAGCTGGCGGTGGAGTACGGGCCGCGGCTGCGGGTCAACAGCGTCCTGCCCGGCCCCGTCCGCACCCGGGCCTGGGACGGTGTCAGCGCCGAGGACGTGCGCCGGAGCGTGGAGCAGACCGTCGCGGGCCGGCTCGGCGACCCCGCCGAGGTCGCCGCCGCCATCGCCTTCCTGCTCTCCGACGACGCCTCCTACGTCACCGGGACGACACTGCTCGTCGACGGCGGCTGGACCTCCTACAAGACCTCGGTGTGA
- a CDS encoding branched-chain amino acid ABC transporter permease gives MNQFISLTFEGVANGAIYAALGLSLVIIYQATRVVNFAQPALALISVYVAYTVTQETGSYWLGFASAMIGGTLLGMLTERLLVRPVQGKSQLNAIILTLGLLLTLQGVAGMIWGNLQHSFPPPMSFRDLAAVPISPEEIFSLAAVAVVAVALFLLYRLTPLGLRMRAAAFRAESARLSGVRVGLMLTTGWGIASAIGALAGMLAVPPLLSPTVLDAVFVYGIAAAVLGGLDNPFGALAGGMVMGVGLSYVSGYVGSELTTLAALVILIVVLSLRPAGLFSRSTVRKV, from the coding sequence GTGAACCAGTTCATCAGTCTGACCTTCGAGGGCGTCGCCAACGGCGCGATCTACGCCGCCCTGGGACTGTCCCTCGTCATCATCTACCAGGCGACCCGGGTGGTGAACTTCGCCCAGCCCGCGCTCGCCCTGATCTCGGTCTACGTGGCCTACACCGTCACCCAGGAGACCGGAAGCTACTGGCTCGGCTTCGCCTCCGCCATGATCGGCGGAACGCTGCTGGGCATGCTCACCGAACGGCTGCTGGTCCGCCCCGTCCAGGGCAAGTCCCAGCTCAACGCCATCATCCTCACCCTCGGCCTGCTCCTGACGCTGCAGGGCGTGGCCGGCATGATCTGGGGCAACCTGCAGCACTCCTTCCCGCCCCCGATGAGCTTCCGGGACCTGGCGGCGGTCCCGATCTCCCCGGAGGAGATCTTCTCCCTGGCCGCGGTCGCCGTGGTCGCGGTCGCCCTGTTCCTCCTCTACCGCCTCACCCCCCTGGGGCTGCGGATGCGCGCCGCGGCCTTCCGCGCCGAGTCGGCGCGGCTCAGCGGGGTCAGGGTGGGCCTGATGCTGACCACCGGGTGGGGCATCGCCTCGGCGATCGGCGCGCTCGCCGGGATGCTGGCCGTCCCGCCGCTGCTGTCGCCCACCGTGCTCGACGCGGTCTTCGTCTACGGCATCGCCGCGGCGGTGCTCGGCGGCCTGGACAACCCGTTCGGCGCGCTGGCCGGCGGCATGGTCATGGGCGTGGGACTGTCCTACGTCTCCGGCTACGTCGGCTCCGAACTCACCACGCTCGCCGCCCTGGTGATCCTCATCGTCGTGCTCAGTCTGCGGCCCGCCGGGCTCTTCTCCCGGTCGACCGTTCGAAAGGTGTAG
- a CDS encoding ABC transporter ATP-binding protein, with the protein MAPTAPSPLMEVEGVTVRFGGLAALSDVGLDIAPKSVTGLIGPNGAGKTTLFNVLTGVVRPQRGTITFKGRPLRNHRPHQLAGLGIARTFQGLNLFGLMTVLDNVIVGADPLGRSRLPGMLTGLGSYQRDERELTDRAMAVLEEFGIADVAHALPATLPYGLQKRVALARALVAEPELLLLDEPASGLSGADMADLAATIRRCSQTMGVVLVEHHMDLVMDVCDHIVVLNFGQVICSGPPSVVQADPAVAEAYLGTPVEEAAGE; encoded by the coding sequence ATGGCCCCTACCGCACCCTCCCCCCTGATGGAGGTCGAGGGGGTGACCGTCCGCTTCGGCGGCCTCGCCGCGCTCTCCGACGTCGGACTGGACATCGCCCCCAAGAGCGTGACCGGCCTCATCGGACCGAACGGAGCCGGCAAGACCACCCTGTTCAACGTGTTGACCGGAGTGGTCAGACCTCAGCGCGGCACCATCACCTTCAAGGGCCGCCCCCTGCGCAACCACCGGCCGCACCAGCTGGCGGGCCTGGGTATCGCCCGCACCTTCCAGGGCCTCAACCTCTTCGGGCTGATGACCGTGCTGGACAACGTGATCGTCGGCGCGGACCCCCTGGGCCGCTCCCGGCTGCCCGGCATGCTCACCGGCCTGGGCAGCTACCAGCGCGACGAGCGGGAGCTCACCGACCGGGCGATGGCCGTGCTGGAGGAGTTCGGCATCGCCGACGTCGCCCACGCCCTGCCCGCGACCCTGCCCTACGGGCTGCAGAAACGGGTGGCGCTGGCCCGCGCCCTGGTGGCCGAACCCGAACTGCTGCTGCTGGACGAGCCCGCCAGCGGCCTGTCCGGAGCCGACATGGCCGACCTGGCCGCCACGATCCGCCGGTGCAGCCAGACGATGGGCGTCGTCCTCGTCGAACACCACATGGACCTGGTCATGGACGTGTGCGACCACATCGTCGTCCTCAACTTCGGCCAGGTCATCTGCTCCGGTCCGCCGTCCGTCGTCCAGGCGGACCCCGCCGTCGCGGAGGCCTACCTGGGCACGCCCGTCGAGGAGGCCGCCGGTGAGTGA
- a CDS encoding branched-chain amino acid ABC transporter permease, producing MASSLRRDDPPKADATATAARRPATPRGRRLPVLVRHLLAAALALAVVAALTFFVGPLEHLRIAKVGYLMLAIAGLQLLIGYSGQISLGHGAFMFVGAYTTALTVLHAPMVPLAAIMVIAVVIGCLAGILVGAATARLHGPYLAGATLALAVGLPALALYFSDLLGGSNGLLFALRGAPPELSGLVTDNQWKALVIWLTVLVALVVLATLGRGRLGRRMRAIRDDESAAAMAGIPVGRTKVTAFVISAGCGSLAGACEAYLLGTATPSSFSLALSLSLLAALVLGGLGSLWGALWGALALVYLEMAGKELAGLLGLSSSVADNLPLVFFGVLLIVIVMAWPMGIQGALRSLGGLLRRR from the coding sequence ATGGCCTCCTCCCTGCGACGAGACGACCCGCCGAAGGCGGACGCGACCGCCACCGCGGCGCGGCGGCCCGCGACGCCGCGCGGGCGCCGGCTGCCCGTCCTGGTCAGGCACCTGCTCGCGGCGGCGCTCGCCCTGGCCGTGGTCGCGGCGCTGACCTTCTTCGTCGGCCCGCTGGAACACCTGCGCATCGCCAAGGTGGGCTACCTGATGCTCGCCATCGCCGGCCTGCAACTGCTGATCGGCTACAGCGGACAGATCTCCCTGGGCCACGGCGCCTTCATGTTCGTCGGCGCCTACACCACGGCGCTGACCGTGCTGCACGCGCCGATGGTGCCGCTGGCGGCGATCATGGTGATCGCGGTGGTCATCGGCTGCCTGGCCGGAATCCTGGTCGGCGCGGCCACCGCCCGGCTGCACGGCCCCTACCTGGCCGGCGCCACCCTCGCCCTGGCGGTGGGCCTGCCCGCCCTGGCGCTGTACTTCTCCGACCTGCTCGGCGGGTCCAACGGGCTGCTGTTCGCGCTGCGCGGAGCCCCGCCCGAACTGTCCGGCCTGGTCACCGACAACCAGTGGAAGGCCCTGGTCATCTGGCTGACCGTGCTGGTGGCCCTGGTGGTGCTGGCGACACTGGGCCGGGGGCGGCTGGGCCGGCGCATGCGCGCCATCCGCGACGACGAGTCCGCCGCGGCGATGGCGGGCATCCCGGTCGGACGCACCAAGGTGACCGCGTTCGTCATCAGCGCCGGATGCGGCTCGCTGGCTGGCGCCTGCGAGGCCTACCTGCTGGGCACCGCCACCCCCAGCTCCTTCTCCCTCGCACTGTCGCTGAGCCTGCTCGCGGCCCTCGTCCTGGGCGGGCTGGGCAGCCTGTGGGGCGCGCTGTGGGGCGCGCTGGCCCTGGTCTACCTGGAGATGGCCGGCAAGGAGCTGGCGGGTCTGCTCGGCCTGAGCAGCAGCGTCGCCGACAACCTGCCGCTGGTGTTCTTCGGGGTACTGCTCATCGTCATCGTCATGGCCTGGCCGATGGGCATCCAGGGCGCGCTGCGCAGTCTGGGCGGCCTGCTGCGGCGGCGGTGA
- a CDS encoding ABC transporter ATP-binding protein translates to MSDTPILQIENLSTYYGAVQALRSVDLTVRPGEICAVLGANGAGKTTLLRTVSGLQPAAPGSRVRVDGVDITRHPAESMVRHGLAHVPEGGGVIVELTVEENLRLGGLWRADRRDRAKALDEVYELFPPLVERRNRPAGTLSGGERQMVAIGRALMARPRVLLLDEPSLGLAPLITRQIMQLLHDLRDRTGLTVVLVEQNAASALSITDHGFVLSQGAVVARGSSAELLADDRMRHAYLGF, encoded by the coding sequence GTGAGTGACACGCCGATCCTGCAGATCGAGAACCTCTCCACCTACTACGGGGCGGTCCAGGCACTGCGTTCGGTGGACCTGACCGTCCGCCCCGGCGAGATCTGCGCGGTGCTGGGAGCCAACGGCGCCGGCAAGACCACCCTGCTGCGCACCGTCTCCGGACTCCAGCCCGCCGCACCGGGCAGCCGGGTCCGCGTCGACGGCGTCGACATCACCCGCCACCCCGCCGAGAGCATGGTCCGCCACGGCCTGGCGCACGTGCCCGAAGGCGGCGGCGTCATCGTCGAGCTGACCGTCGAGGAGAACCTGCGCCTAGGCGGCCTGTGGCGCGCGGACCGGCGCGACCGCGCCAAGGCGCTCGACGAGGTGTACGAACTGTTCCCGCCCCTGGTGGAGCGGAGGAACCGTCCCGCGGGAACCCTGTCCGGCGGCGAACGCCAGATGGTCGCCATCGGCCGGGCGCTGATGGCGCGGCCCAGGGTGCTGCTGCTGGACGAGCCCTCCCTGGGACTCGCCCCGCTCATCACCCGGCAGATCATGCAGCTGCTGCACGACCTGCGCGACCGCACCGGACTGACGGTGGTGCTGGTGGAGCAGAACGCCGCGAGCGCGCTGTCCATCACCGACCACGGCTTCGTGCTCTCTCAGGGAGCGGTCGTGGCCCGGGGCAGCTCCGCCGAGCTCCTCGCCGACGACCGCATGCGCCACGCCTACCTGGGCTTCTGA